In Mytilus edulis chromosome 13, xbMytEdul2.2, whole genome shotgun sequence, a single window of DNA contains:
- the LOC139501175 gene encoding uncharacterized protein translates to MEKYLVVLLSFAALIVSVFGCCWPSEFEGFSGASYKADNSPAVSGFYAIAVSKTKQKIYSSGRVFANGRQYVVTTLFDYTKGKKYLVINNRCYTSAVTGSMTGCLTPKARFTASSHYGATPNKLPVKLYSWSDPLDYKTAIVVNVGAGQCVLQAISGFSSSAVSNTGYLGLKKGVTNSTVFNIPSPCPSNETHINEEPDHLKFVPHHDWL, encoded by the exons ATGGAGAAGTATCTTGTCGTCCTTCTATCCTTCGCTGCTTTGATAGTATCCGTTTTTGGCTGCTGTTGGCCGTCAGAATTTGAGGGATTTAGTGGGGCCAGTTATAAAGCTGACAACTCTCCGGCTGTATCG GGTTTCTATGCTATTGCAGTCAGCAAAACTAAGCAGAAAATTTATTCCTCCGGAAGAGTGTTCGCTAATGGAAGACAGTATGTAGTTACAACATTGTTTGATTATACTAAG ggCAAAAAGTACTTAGTGATAAATAATCGATGCTACACATCAGCTGTTACTGGTAGTATGACAGGATGTTTGACTC ctaaGGCAAGGTTCACAGCATCATCCCACTATGGAGCTACCCCCAACAAACTTCCAGTCAAGTTGTATTCCTGGTCTGATCCTTTGGACTACAAAACTGCAATTGTCGTAAATGTTGGTGCTGGACAGTGTGTTCTTCAAGCGATATCCGGGTTTTCATCCAGTGCAGTCAGTAATACTGGCTATTTGGGACTTAAAAAAGGAGTCACCAACTCTACAGTCTTCAATATTCCTTCTCCTTGTCCTAGCAATGAAACCCATATAAATGAG gaACCAGACCATCTGAAGTTTGTTCCACATCACGATTGGTTATAA